From a single Micromonospora pallida genomic region:
- a CDS encoding type II secretion system F family protein, producing the protein MANVELIATVSGAACVAGLVLAVVALVGTTRPPGPGPGSGSGLRRLWLGSGTSRREQQRHQALLVGAAVAGALAFLLTGLPVVGLLVTVAVPGTPWLFSVGGAEQRAIARIEAVGEWTRRLKDISATGQGLQQAIVGTIATAPPEIEEEVRLLAARLQAGWLARPALLAFADDIGDPVADQVVAALILHLTDRGERLGDVLGAIAGAAAAEVATRREIEAKRTQPRFAVRFLTGMTLATLAYGLLNTDYIRPYGTPTGQVVMAVLGGLFIALLAWVRSMSQPPRPARFLPAPDPEDALA; encoded by the coding sequence ATCGCCAACGTCGAGCTGATCGCCACGGTCTCCGGGGCGGCCTGCGTGGCCGGGCTGGTGCTGGCGGTGGTCGCCCTGGTCGGCACCACCCGCCCACCGGGACCGGGACCGGGCAGCGGGTCGGGGCTGCGCCGGCTCTGGCTCGGCTCCGGCACCAGCCGTCGCGAGCAGCAGCGCCACCAGGCCCTGCTGGTGGGTGCGGCGGTGGCCGGCGCGCTGGCGTTCCTGCTCACCGGGTTGCCGGTGGTGGGGCTGCTGGTCACCGTGGCGGTGCCCGGCACGCCGTGGCTCTTCTCGGTGGGCGGGGCCGAGCAGCGGGCCATCGCCCGGATCGAGGCGGTCGGCGAGTGGACCCGCCGACTCAAGGACATCTCCGCCACCGGCCAGGGCCTCCAGCAGGCCATCGTCGGCACCATCGCCACCGCGCCGCCGGAGATCGAGGAGGAGGTACGGCTGCTCGCCGCCCGGCTCCAGGCCGGCTGGCTAGCCCGTCCCGCGCTGCTCGCCTTCGCCGACGACATCGGCGACCCAGTCGCCGACCAGGTGGTGGCGGCGCTGATCCTGCACCTCACCGACCGGGGCGAGCGCCTCGGCGACGTGCTCGGGGCGATCGCCGGGGCAGCGGCGGCCGAGGTGGCGACCCGCCGGGAGATCGAGGCGAAGCGCACCCAGCCCCGGTTCGCGGTCCGCTTCCTCACCGGGATGACCCTGGCCACCCTCGCGTACGGGCTGCTGAACACCGACTACATCCGCCCGTACGGCACCCCGACCGGGCAGGTGGTGATGGCCGTGCTCGGTGGCCTCTTCATCGCCCTGCTGGCCTGGGTGCGGTCGATGAGCCAGCCTCCGCGTCCGGCGCGCTTCCTGCCCGCCCCCGATCCGGAGGACGCCCTCGCATGA
- a CDS encoding crotonase/enoyl-CoA hydratase family protein, with translation MGVRVERDGPVTTVILDRPAARNAVDGPTARALADAFRAFDADPTAAVAVLWGAGGTFCAGADLKAIGTPSGNRVEAEGDGPMGPTRMSLTKPVIAAISGYAVAGGLELALWCDLRVAESDAVLGVFCRRWGVPLIDGGTVRLPRLIGESRAMDLILTGRPVPADEAYAMGLVNRLVEPGTARAEAERLAAGIARAPQRCLRNDRAAVRAGAGRPEAEAMAVELTYGLDSLTEMSSGVAAFVAGAGRGGANPGSP, from the coding sequence ATGGGCGTACGGGTCGAACGCGACGGACCGGTGACCACGGTGATCCTGGACCGGCCGGCGGCCCGCAACGCCGTCGACGGCCCGACCGCACGGGCGCTCGCCGACGCGTTCCGCGCCTTCGACGCCGACCCGACCGCCGCCGTGGCCGTGCTCTGGGGAGCGGGCGGCACCTTCTGCGCCGGTGCCGACCTGAAGGCCATCGGTACGCCCAGCGGCAACCGCGTCGAAGCGGAGGGGGACGGCCCGATGGGGCCGACCCGGATGTCGCTGACCAAGCCGGTGATCGCCGCGATCTCCGGGTACGCCGTCGCCGGCGGCCTGGAGTTGGCGCTCTGGTGCGACCTGCGGGTCGCCGAGTCCGACGCGGTGCTCGGGGTCTTCTGTCGACGGTGGGGCGTACCGCTGATCGACGGCGGGACGGTGCGGTTGCCCCGGCTGATCGGCGAGAGCCGGGCGATGGACCTGATCCTCACCGGGCGTCCGGTGCCGGCCGACGAGGCGTACGCCATGGGGTTGGTGAACCGGCTGGTCGAGCCGGGCACGGCCCGCGCGGAGGCCGAGCGGCTCGCCGCCGGGATCGCCCGCGCGCCGCAGCGCTGCCTGCGCAACGACCGGGCTGCGGTACGGGCCGGCGCGGGCCGCCCGGAGGCGGAGGCGATGGCCGTCGAGCTGACCTACGGCCTCGACTCGCTGACCGAGATGTCCTCCGGCGTCGCCGCTTTCGTCGCCGGTGCCGGCCGGGGTGGTGCCAACCCCGGTTCCCCGTGA
- a CDS encoding SAF domain-containing protein has translation MRPGLLGLAVLLIALGGLGAAFAVTSVRATGTYLAVARPVEVGTVLSADDLMSVQVAGGQGLRPVPAGEIDDVIGKRAAVTLTPGTLVTQAQLTDKPLLGTGQQQLALGLKPSEVPARTLRPGDKVLLVSTPEKSTDGRTTTSVTRFTATVIDSDRPESSTVVVYLAVAVRDVPAVVALAAEQRIALVLTGSV, from the coding sequence ATGCGGCCCGGCCTGCTCGGTCTGGCGGTGCTCCTGATCGCGCTGGGCGGCCTCGGCGCGGCCTTCGCGGTCACCTCGGTCCGCGCCACCGGCACGTACCTCGCGGTCGCCCGCCCGGTCGAGGTGGGCACGGTGCTCAGCGCCGACGACCTGATGTCCGTCCAGGTGGCCGGCGGCCAAGGCCTGCGGCCGGTGCCGGCCGGCGAGATCGACGACGTGATCGGCAAGCGGGCGGCGGTCACCCTCACCCCGGGCACCCTGGTCACCCAGGCGCAGCTCACCGACAAGCCGCTGCTCGGCACCGGCCAGCAGCAGCTCGCGCTCGGCCTGAAGCCGAGCGAGGTGCCGGCCCGCACGCTGCGCCCCGGCGACAAGGTGCTGCTGGTCAGCACCCCGGAGAAGAGCACCGACGGCCGGACGACCACGTCGGTCACCCGGTTCACCGCGACCGTCATCGACAGCGACCGCCCGGAGAGCAGCACGGTCGTGGTCTACCTGGCGGTCGCCGTCCGGGACGTACCGGCGGTGGTGGCGCTCGCCGCCGAGCAGCGGATCGCCCTTGTGCTGACCGGATCGGTCTGA
- the bluB gene encoding 5,6-dimethylbenzimidazole synthase yields the protein MDLYDVIHRRRDVRAQFTGEPVPEDALHRVLTAAHAAPSVGYSQPWDFVVVRDADTRRRFHEHVRTERDVFAATLHGEAAERFARIKIDGVLESTLSIVVTHDQSRGGPAVLGRHAIADTGLYSTCLAIQNLWLAATAEGLGVGWVSFYREPWLADLLGIPTGIRPVAWLCLGPVTHFEAVPDLVRHGWRQARPLAQAVHHDHWTPSA from the coding sequence ATGGACCTGTACGACGTCATCCACCGCCGCCGGGACGTACGCGCCCAGTTCACCGGAGAGCCGGTGCCCGAGGACGCCCTGCACCGGGTGCTGACCGCGGCACACGCCGCACCGAGCGTCGGCTACTCCCAGCCCTGGGACTTCGTGGTGGTGCGGGACGCCGACACGCGCCGCCGGTTCCACGAGCACGTCCGCACCGAGCGGGACGTCTTCGCCGCCACCCTCCACGGGGAGGCGGCCGAACGGTTCGCCCGGATCAAGATCGACGGGGTGCTGGAGTCGACCCTGTCGATCGTGGTCACCCACGACCAGTCGCGGGGCGGGCCGGCGGTGCTCGGGCGGCACGCCATCGCCGACACCGGTCTCTACTCGACCTGCCTGGCCATCCAGAACCTCTGGCTCGCCGCCACCGCCGAGGGGCTCGGCGTCGGCTGGGTCTCCTTCTATCGGGAGCCCTGGCTGGCCGACCTGCTCGGCATTCCCACCGGTATCCGGCCGGTCGCCTGGCTCTGCCTCGGGCCGGTGACCCATTTCGAGGCCGTACCCGACCTGGTCCGGCACGGCTGGCGGCAGGCCCGTCCGCTCGCCCAGGCCGTCCACCACGACCACTGGACGCCCTCCGCCTGA
- a CDS encoding type II secretion system F family protein, whose product MLNWQLTLAVSGGAAVGLGVFLVVWEMLPATPALGPALRRLHQPPTAARTVTASTGQNLEWLTGTSRWLRPPHRQLALIGQTPEQYALSVLLSALIGLASPTLLTVALSMFGLRLPFVVPVLGSLGMAFLSALMAHRAVLEKADRARAEFRQAVCTYLDLVALQLSAAHGPVQSLERAAEVCDGWVFDRIREALRIAQMQMHSPWDELRELAEKIGIPELGDVGAIMRSSGSEGAQVHETLRSRADALRDQIRTDNLAHAEGITSRLDIPGSLLVFVLLGFVAYPFVARL is encoded by the coding sequence ATCCTCAACTGGCAGCTCACCCTCGCCGTCTCCGGCGGCGCGGCGGTCGGGCTCGGGGTGTTCCTGGTGGTCTGGGAGATGCTGCCGGCCACCCCGGCGCTGGGGCCGGCCCTGCGCCGGCTGCACCAGCCGCCGACCGCCGCCCGTACGGTGACCGCCTCCACCGGCCAGAACCTGGAGTGGCTGACCGGAACCTCCCGCTGGCTGCGCCCGCCGCACCGGCAGCTCGCGTTGATCGGCCAGACCCCCGAGCAGTACGCCCTCTCGGTGCTGCTCTCCGCGCTGATCGGGCTCGCCTCGCCGACCCTGCTGACCGTCGCGCTCTCGATGTTCGGACTACGGCTGCCGTTCGTCGTACCGGTGCTGGGCAGCCTGGGGATGGCGTTCCTGTCCGCGTTGATGGCGCACCGCGCGGTGCTGGAGAAGGCGGACCGGGCGCGAGCGGAGTTCCGCCAGGCGGTCTGCACCTACCTGGACCTGGTCGCCCTGCAACTCTCCGCCGCGCACGGGCCGGTGCAGTCCCTGGAGCGCGCGGCGGAGGTCTGCGACGGCTGGGTCTTCGACCGGATCCGCGAGGCGTTGCGGATCGCCCAGATGCAGATGCACTCGCCCTGGGACGAGCTGCGCGAACTCGCCGAGAAGATCGGCATCCCGGAGCTGGGGGACGTCGGCGCGATCATGCGCTCCTCGGGCAGCGAGGGCGCGCAGGTACACGAGACACTGCGCAGCCGCGCCGACGCGCTGCGCGACCAGATCCGCACCGACAACCTGGCCCACGCCGAGGGCATCACCAGCCGGCTCGACATCCCCGGCTCGCTGCTGGTGTTCGTGCTGCTCGGCTTCGTCGCCTACCCGTTCGTCGCCCGACTCTGA
- a CDS encoding LysM peptidoglycan-binding domain-containing protein produces MAASRTARRTGQVLTGFGALVVLGAVLVGGPVALVALAGNPLPAEVPTLDTIGTVLTSRDDGQLFLRALAVLGWFGWATFAFSVLVELVAQVLRRPAPKLPGMRSQQRAAAALVGSIALMVVASPAAAATSATYGSPTTYAMSAPVTATGPATTSLPTTASPLARGVAPVVGAVEWTTTTDQAQVYRVAKGDYLGEVAERYLEDFQSYRVLVKLNKLGDPDRIYPGQTLRLPDRANDGGTRPHATGRLVNKPSPRPAPPPASPVPDEVPDETPQQAPDQGPRQVTPEPPTTEWPHEEAPPMTVGAARPGQDDRVNRPLAVSAVLAVASIVGAQIGAVLGLRRRPAPSVNTRAALGSGRHRRD; encoded by the coding sequence ATGGCCGCATCCCGTACCGCCCGGCGGACCGGTCAGGTCCTCACCGGCTTCGGCGCGCTCGTCGTGCTCGGCGCGGTGCTGGTCGGGGGCCCCGTCGCCCTCGTCGCCCTCGCCGGCAACCCGCTGCCGGCCGAGGTGCCCACGCTGGACACCATCGGCACGGTCCTGACCAGCCGGGACGACGGGCAGCTCTTCCTCCGGGCGTTGGCGGTGCTTGGCTGGTTCGGGTGGGCGACCTTCGCCTTCTCCGTCCTGGTGGAGTTGGTCGCGCAGGTGCTGCGCCGGCCCGCGCCGAAGCTGCCCGGCATGCGCAGTCAGCAGCGTGCGGCGGCAGCGCTGGTCGGTTCGATCGCCCTGATGGTCGTGGCCAGCCCGGCGGCGGCCGCGACCTCCGCCACCTACGGGAGCCCCACCACGTACGCGATGTCGGCCCCGGTGACGGCGACCGGGCCGGCCACGACGTCGCTGCCCACCACCGCCTCACCACTGGCCCGGGGCGTGGCCCCGGTGGTCGGCGCGGTGGAGTGGACCACGACCACCGACCAGGCCCAGGTGTACCGGGTGGCCAAGGGCGACTACCTGGGCGAGGTCGCCGAACGCTATCTGGAGGACTTCCAGAGCTACCGGGTGCTGGTGAAGCTGAACAAGCTCGGCGACCCGGACCGGATCTACCCGGGACAGACGCTCAGGCTGCCCGACCGGGCCAACGACGGCGGTACCCGGCCGCACGCCACCGGCCGTCTGGTGAACAAGCCATCCCCGCGTCCGGCCCCGCCGCCGGCCTCCCCCGTCCCGGACGAGGTGCCGGACGAGACTCCCCAGCAGGCGCCCGACCAGGGTCCGCGTCAGGTCACGCCGGAGCCGCCGACCACCGAGTGGCCGCACGAGGAGGCACCGCCGATGACCGTCGGGGCAGCCCGGCCGGGTCAGGACGACCGGGTCAACCGGCCGCTGGCGGTCTCCGCCGTGCTGGCCGTGGCGAGCATCGTCGGCGCGCAGATCGGGGCGGTGCTCGGCCTGCGCCGACGGCCGGCCCCGTCCGTGAACACCCGCGCCGCCCTGGGCAGCGGCCGCCACCGCCGCGACTAG
- a CDS encoding EamA family transporter codes for MYAHTLRPTPVPAPTVARLVGVVGRPDAVPPPLLMLLGMLSTQLGAAVAKHLFGSTSPGGTTTLRLGFAALILLAVVRPGLRLGWRTGGLVVGFGLMLALMNLSFYAALHRVPLGVAVTIGFAGPLLVGLAGSRRLLDALWAVLAGGGVLLISGLGGSAVDGLGLLFCLGTAVGWAGYVVFGGAVSKRVPGARGLALGMAVGALAVLPFGIAGSGAALVDPWVLLLGVGVALLSSVLPYSAEMSALRRMPARVFAVLLSLEPAIGALVGLVLLDELLAWPQFLGVAGVVGAALGATLVRPDRA; via the coding sequence ATGTACGCGCACACCCTCCGTCCCACGCCGGTCCCCGCCCCGACCGTCGCCCGGCTCGTCGGTGTGGTCGGACGCCCCGACGCCGTACCGCCGCCGCTGCTGATGCTGCTCGGGATGCTCTCCACCCAGCTCGGCGCGGCGGTGGCCAAGCACCTGTTCGGCAGCACCAGCCCCGGCGGCACGACCACCCTGCGGCTCGGCTTCGCCGCGCTGATCCTGCTCGCGGTCGTCCGGCCGGGACTGCGGCTGGGTTGGCGTACCGGCGGGCTGGTGGTCGGGTTCGGGCTGATGCTCGCGTTGATGAACCTCAGCTTCTACGCCGCCCTGCACCGGGTACCGCTGGGCGTGGCGGTGACCATCGGCTTCGCCGGGCCGCTGCTGGTGGGGCTGGCCGGCAGCCGCCGGCTGCTCGACGCGCTCTGGGCGGTGCTGGCCGGGGGTGGCGTTCTGCTGATCAGTGGCCTGGGCGGCTCGGCGGTCGACGGCCTCGGGCTGCTCTTCTGCCTCGGCACCGCAGTCGGCTGGGCCGGTTACGTGGTGTTCGGCGGGGCGGTCAGCAAGCGGGTGCCCGGCGCCCGGGGGCTGGCCCTGGGCATGGCGGTCGGCGCGCTCGCCGTACTGCCGTTCGGTATCGCCGGGAGCGGTGCCGCGCTGGTCGACCCGTGGGTCCTGCTGCTCGGGGTCGGCGTGGCCCTGCTGTCGTCGGTGCTGCCGTACTCGGCGGAGATGTCCGCGCTGCGTCGGATGCCGGCGCGGGTCTTCGCGGTGCTGCTGAGCCTCGAACCGGCGATCGGCGCGCTGGTCGGCCTGGTCCTCCTCGACGAGCTGCTGGCCTGGCCGCAGTTCCTCGGGGTGGCCGGCGTGGTCGGTGCCGCGCTCGGCGCCACCCTGGTCCGCCCCGACCGGGCCTGA
- a CDS encoding TadE/TadG family type IV pilus assembly protein produces the protein MNRRLLGRGRTGERGSVSVEVAVLAPAFIALMVLAGVAGRTAVGAEAIQAAAHDAARAASISRDAGTGKDAATTAAEKQLNWQGLNCVGPPSFAFTGSVGGTPTSFAAAYAAPPGQPAAVSVQVSCTVSFADIHLSSLPGMPAGRLVSARFTSPLDSYRSRE, from the coding sequence GTGAACCGGCGACTCCTCGGACGGGGGCGGACCGGCGAGCGGGGCTCGGTGTCGGTGGAGGTGGCCGTCCTCGCGCCCGCCTTCATCGCGCTGATGGTGCTGGCCGGGGTGGCCGGCCGGACCGCCGTGGGGGCGGAGGCGATCCAGGCCGCCGCGCACGACGCGGCCCGGGCGGCGTCGATCTCGCGGGACGCCGGCACGGGTAAGGACGCAGCCACCACCGCCGCCGAAAAACAGCTCAACTGGCAGGGGCTGAACTGCGTCGGTCCACCGAGTTTCGCCTTCACCGGTTCGGTGGGCGGTACGCCGACCAGTTTCGCGGCGGCGTACGCGGCCCCGCCGGGGCAACCGGCGGCGGTGTCGGTGCAGGTCAGCTGCACAGTCTCGTTCGCCGACATCCACCTGTCGAGCCTGCCCGGAATGCCGGCCGGTCGGCTGGTGTCGGCGCGGTTCACCTCGCCCCTGGACAGCTACCGGAGCCGGGAATGA
- a CDS encoding Rieske 2Fe-2S domain-containing protein translates to MRALLTKIEQAAGLDRVGDRLQRAVQAALRPQRVRDLLHGVWLGHPLHPAMVQVPVGAWMSAALLDAMPGQRRAATALVAVGTASAVPAAVAGLNDWAALDREQRRVGLVHAASNTVGLACYAGSLAARLSGRHNLGRTLAYLGLGAASAGAYLGGHLAYKQGAQVNQSISEAHRIGDGWHPVGDLAALPDRELVTREIDDVSVILYRHGDDVTVMLERCPHQSGPLGQGEVREIDGHPCVVCPWHGSTFQLNSGGKVVHGPAANDQQVLATRVVHGVLETRLP, encoded by the coding sequence GTGCGAGCACTCCTGACGAAGATCGAACAGGCGGCCGGCCTGGACCGGGTCGGTGACCGCCTCCAGCGGGCGGTGCAGGCCGCCCTACGGCCGCAGCGCGTCCGTGACCTGCTGCACGGGGTGTGGCTGGGGCACCCGCTGCACCCGGCGATGGTGCAGGTGCCGGTCGGCGCGTGGATGAGCGCCGCCCTCCTCGACGCGATGCCCGGCCAGCGGCGTGCCGCGACCGCGCTGGTGGCCGTCGGTACGGCCAGTGCCGTGCCGGCGGCCGTCGCCGGGCTCAACGACTGGGCTGCCCTGGACCGGGAGCAACGCCGGGTGGGGCTGGTGCACGCCGCCTCGAACACCGTCGGCCTGGCCTGTTACGCCGGCTCGCTCGCTGCCCGGCTGAGCGGCCGGCACAACCTGGGGCGGACGCTGGCGTACCTCGGGCTCGGTGCGGCGAGCGCCGGCGCGTACCTCGGCGGGCACCTGGCGTACAAGCAGGGGGCGCAGGTCAACCAGAGCATCTCCGAGGCGCACCGGATCGGCGACGGCTGGCACCCGGTCGGCGACCTGGCCGCCCTGCCCGACCGGGAACTGGTCACCCGCGAGATCGACGACGTCTCGGTGATCCTCTACCGGCACGGCGACGACGTCACCGTCATGCTGGAACGCTGCCCGCACCAGAGCGGACCGCTCGGCCAGGGCGAGGTACGGGAGATCGACGGCCACCCGTGCGTCGTCTGCCCCTGGCACGGCAGCACCTTCCAGCTCAACAGCGGTGGCAAGGTCGTCCACGGGCCGGCCGCCAACGACCAGCAGGTGCTCGCCACCCGGGTCGTCCACGGCGTCCTCGAGACCCGCCTGCCCTGA
- a CDS encoding CpaF family protein: protein MRFEPVSHDPRAVQSSATSVAPPLAPANGHRHPAGPNGQPHPAASNGRPHPAGPNGHAAGPNGHQHAGVAVAPTAPPRARVDFTVVRELRRELSERLTLWQRGRDFTVHEEDAERARLAVEVVSGYADSVRRAGTPMPADEERQLLQQVTAELVGLGRLQTLLVDQTIEEVHILGCDQVRITRHGGGVDWADPIADSDEELVEILQAAARRAGATERSLSTAKPTLDLQLPDGSRLAAVYLVSSRPYAVIRKHNTLDVTLDDIAGFRADLDEMVDVLLRDFLRAAMRAGLNIMVAGLAGAGKTTVVRALMDEIPPDEPFVLLEESRELLPARRQLRHRAVMSFEAREGHGERGLDGRPAGEVTIADLIPVSLRMGVLRIVVGEVRSREIVPMLQAMTTSRGSMCTIHARTPAGVTERIIELALSHGREMTVDQARRMAGNALDLIVYVTVEDETAIGGRKHRFVSHVEEVIGAGEGNRITTTEIFGPGPDGRAVPKHLPERVRQQLLRIGYDARVLSPYIEAGTGAWRRPRHTRLGRR, encoded by the coding sequence ATGCGGTTTGAACCGGTCTCCCACGACCCGCGCGCCGTGCAGTCGTCGGCCACCTCGGTCGCCCCGCCGCTGGCCCCCGCGAACGGCCACCGGCACCCGGCCGGGCCCAACGGCCAACCGCACCCGGCCGCCTCGAACGGCCGCCCGCACCCGGCCGGGCCCAACGGCCACGCCGCCGGGCCGAACGGACATCAGCACGCCGGGGTGGCTGTGGCGCCGACTGCGCCGCCGCGCGCCCGGGTCGACTTCACCGTCGTCCGGGAACTGCGCCGGGAGCTGAGCGAGCGGCTCACCCTCTGGCAGCGTGGCCGGGACTTCACCGTCCACGAGGAGGACGCCGAGCGGGCCCGGCTCGCGGTGGAAGTGGTCTCCGGGTACGCCGACTCGGTGCGCCGGGCCGGTACGCCGATGCCGGCCGACGAGGAGCGGCAACTGCTCCAGCAGGTGACCGCCGAGCTGGTCGGACTCGGTCGACTACAGACCCTGCTGGTCGACCAGACGATCGAGGAGGTGCACATCCTCGGCTGCGACCAGGTGCGGATCACCCGGCACGGCGGCGGCGTGGACTGGGCCGACCCGATCGCCGACAGCGACGAGGAGCTGGTGGAGATCCTCCAGGCCGCCGCCCGTCGGGCCGGGGCGACCGAGCGGTCGCTCTCCACCGCCAAGCCCACCCTGGACCTGCAACTGCCCGACGGGAGCCGACTCGCCGCCGTCTACCTGGTCAGCAGCCGCCCGTACGCGGTGATCCGGAAGCACAACACGCTCGACGTGACCCTGGACGACATCGCCGGTTTCCGCGCCGACCTGGACGAGATGGTCGACGTCCTGCTCCGGGACTTCCTCCGCGCGGCCATGCGCGCCGGGCTGAACATCATGGTCGCCGGGCTGGCCGGCGCGGGTAAGACCACCGTGGTCCGGGCACTGATGGACGAGATCCCGCCGGACGAGCCGTTCGTGCTGCTGGAGGAGAGCCGGGAGCTGCTCCCCGCCCGCCGTCAGCTCCGGCACCGGGCGGTGATGAGCTTCGAGGCGCGGGAGGGGCACGGCGAGCGGGGCCTCGACGGCCGGCCGGCGGGCGAGGTGACCATCGCCGACCTGATCCCGGTCTCGCTGCGGATGGGTGTGCTGCGGATCGTCGTCGGTGAGGTGCGGTCCCGGGAGATCGTGCCGATGCTCCAGGCGATGACCACCAGCCGGGGCTCGATGTGCACGATCCACGCCCGGACCCCAGCCGGAGTTACCGAGCGGATCATCGAACTGGCGCTCTCGCACGGGCGGGAGATGACCGTCGACCAGGCCCGCCGGATGGCCGGCAACGCGCTGGACCTGATCGTCTATGTCACCGTCGAGGACGAGACCGCGATCGGGGGCCGCAAGCACCGCTTCGTCTCGCACGTCGAGGAGGTGATCGGGGCCGGCGAGGGCAACCGGATCACCACCACCGAGATCTTCGGGCCCGGACCGGACGGCCGGGCGGTCCCGAAGCACCTGCCCGAGCGGGTCCGCCAGCAGCTCCTACGGATCGGCTACGACGCCCGGGTGCTCAGCCCGTACATCGAGGCCGGAACCGGCGCGTGGCGGCGGCCCCGGCACACCCGGCTGGGTCGGCGGTGA
- a CDS encoding TadE family protein, translating to MRRRLSLTGRRMVAAIRRRLVSDGPDRGANPVELAVVMPAVLLLLFGSIQVAAGFLARSTALHAAQSGVNAQRVHQAPAGVGVERANAFLSAAGDWLADPKPSCTATATEVTCTVTGKSLSLVPGVRLTVSQTAHGTVERWTPETTP from the coding sequence ATGCGTCGACGCCTCTCTCTGACCGGTCGCCGGATGGTCGCCGCCATCCGGCGTCGGCTCGTGTCCGACGGGCCCGACCGGGGGGCCAACCCGGTGGAGTTGGCCGTCGTCATGCCGGCGGTGCTGTTGCTCCTCTTCGGCTCGATCCAGGTCGCCGCCGGGTTCCTGGCCCGGAGCACGGCGCTGCACGCCGCACAGAGCGGGGTGAACGCGCAACGCGTCCACCAGGCCCCGGCCGGGGTGGGCGTGGAGCGGGCCAACGCCTTCCTCAGTGCCGCCGGGGACTGGCTGGCCGACCCGAAGCCGAGCTGCACCGCCACCGCCACCGAGGTCACCTGCACGGTGACCGGCAAGTCGCTCTCGCTGGTCCCCGGCGTGCGCCTGACGGTGTCGCAGACCGCCCACGGCACGGTGGAGCGCTGGACCCCGGAGACCACCCCGTGA